GCCGATATTAACCTGGTACATGCTACTGCTTCCGACTTAGCCTCAGTAAGTGCTACGGAATACACGGCGCTAATTACGCCAACGGCACAAGGTGAAGTAAGGGTATCCGTACCGGAAAATAAGGCAGAAGACGTAGCTACCAACGGCAACGAAGCCAGCAACGAATTAAAGTTAATTTTCGACAGCATTGCGCCTACAGGCTATGCGGTATCTTTTAACCAAGATAAGATTGACTTTGATAATCAAACCAAGATTTCGGTGAAGGTAACGGGCGCGGAAGCAGGTACCGATTATTTTTATGAAATCTCCAGCAGCGGCGGTGGTACTTCAGTAACCGGAACGGCTTCGGCAACTACCAGTAATTTTGAAATTTCAGACTTAGATGTAACTATTCTGAAAGATGGCCAGATAACTTTCGCTTTCTACCAGCAAGATGCTGCCGGTAACAAAGGTGCGGTAGTAACGGACCAGGTAACAAAACTTACCCGCAATATTGTTTCGGTAGCACAACCAGCTACTGTGCAGGTGCCTATTCGCACTACGTTCCTGCAAGTTACTTTGCCTACTACCGTAGAGGTAACCTATACCGATAATACCAAACAGCAGATTGCCGTAACCTGGCAGCCGGGTAATTACAACGCTTACATTGCGGGGCAATACGAGATTACAGGTGCTCTTACTTTAGCACCGGGTACGAGCAACCAAAACAATCTGCAAGCCCGGATTATAATAGAAGTACAACCGAACAAAGTACCTACGGCCTTAGCTTTAAGCGCGACCACGTTTAACCCCAATATTACCGCTAACGAAGCTATTGGTAATTTCTCTACCGTAGATCCAGATGACCAGGAGTTTACTTATGCTTTGGTGAGTGGTGCCGGCGATACCAATAATAACTTATTTGAAATCCGCCAGAACCAGTTGTATTTAAAATCAAACCAAGGCTTATCGGGGCAAACGCAGTTTACCATTCGGGTAAGAACCACTGATACCTACAACAATTCTTTCGAGCAAAACTTTACTTTAACTAAAGCTGCTTATGCCAAAGCAGTGGATCAGCTTAAAATTGTAAATGCTTTCACGCCGAACGGCGACGGAGTAAACGATGAATGGACTGTGCCCGAACTGAAGTTTTACAACAAAGTGAACATTGAAGTATTCGACCGCTCCGGGGTAAGATTATTTCAAACCACCAATCCCGAAAAAGGCTGGAATGGTCAAAACCTGAACGGCAAGGTGCTGCCGGGAGCTTACATGTACATCATTCAGGTGGAAGATATTAAGCTGACCAAGAAAGGCGTGATTACGGTTTTAAAGAAATAAGTAAGGAACTTAGTAAGAATTTTAAAAAATGAAAAAGTTTATTCTATTATCTATATTGGTGGTATCGGTTTGGAGCGTAAAAGCACAAAGCCGCAAGCACATGGCCAGCTTTTCTCAGTTTGGACAGTACTTTAACCCCTCTATGACCGGCATGGAAGGTTCGCAATTAAAAGCATTATACCGTGACCAGTGGACTGGCTTTCAGGATGCCCCCCGAACCTTATTTATCTCCGGCGAGTTTGATTTAGCCAACATAAAGCAAACCGGTACGCAGGCCAGTGAGGCATCGGTTTTAGGTGCCAAAAATGCATTTGGTTTATCTTTACTGCACGATACGTTTGGCCCTTATCGCGAAAATCAGTTGTTTTTAAGTTACAGTTCGCAGGTGCGTTTGTCTGAGAAGTTAAGCCTGCGGGCTGGCGCGGCGGTAACTTACAATAACATTTACCTGGATTACATGGACCTGACTATGGATCAATCGAATGATCCGGAGTTCCAGGATTTATTGAGCAGCGATAATAACAAAATCAATAAGGTAGATGTAAACGTGGGGGTAACCTTAACCGCCGAAAATTACTATGTGGGCTATGCTTTGCAGGATGCCGCCGAAGGAAAACTAACCGCTAAAGGCGATTACCTGAACCGGGCATTTCCGCGGCAACACGTAATACAAGCGGGCTACCGCAAAGCCTTATCGGAGCAATTTGGCGTGGTTGTAAATGGCTTGTACCGTTACGATACGAAGTTAAAAGAAACTTTAGAAGGCCAGGTAAAAGGCGTATTTAATAATACATTTTGGGCTGGCGCTGGCTATCGTAAAGATTTAGCTTATACCTTAACTGCTGGGGTGCGTTTAAACCAGGTGAAGTTAGGCTATAATTACGAATCGGTAACCGGTGATGCGCGC
The sequence above is a segment of the Adhaeribacter swui genome. Coding sequences within it:
- a CDS encoding PorP/SprF family type IX secretion system membrane protein; the encoded protein is MKKFILLSILVVSVWSVKAQSRKHMASFSQFGQYFNPSMTGMEGSQLKALYRDQWTGFQDAPRTLFISGEFDLANIKQTGTQASEASVLGAKNAFGLSLLHDTFGPYRENQLFLSYSSQVRLSEKLSLRAGAAVTYNNIYLDYMDLTMDQSNDPEFQDLLSSDNNKINKVDVNVGVTLTAENYYVGYALQDAAEGKLTAKGDYLNRAFPRQHVIQAGYRKALSEQFGVVVNGLYRYDTKLKETLEGQVKGVFNNTFWAGAGYRKDLAYTLTAGVRLNQVKLGYNYESVTGDARQMRNGSSNELVLTYQFNAGSAKDLGKKLVIW